Proteins from one Homalodisca vitripennis isolate AUS2020 chromosome 3, UT_GWSS_2.1, whole genome shotgun sequence genomic window:
- the LOC124356525 gene encoding uncharacterized protein LOC124356525 — translation MTLIRKVCVFLLLNFINEVSMLNTCNKKIIENIYKLCPQANNILERTSSMGHVTYYTAPKKDVTPGVKCVKTIVEPPVHKCTDVHTIYYFDNTTIPPRQQDYKQCEKGKAHVTEIDEPLYL, via the exons ATGACCTTGATAAGGAAAGTGTGCGTCTTTCTTCTATTGAATTTCATAAATGAAGTCAGCATGTTGAACACATGTAACAagaaaatcattgaaaacatcTACAAATTATGCCCTCAAGCCAATAATATCCTGGAAAGG ACAAGTTCGATGGGCCACGTAACTTATTACACTGCCCCCAAGAAGGATGTGACGCCGGGTGTAAAGTGTGTGAAGACTATTGTGGAACCTCCCGTCCACAAATGTACAGATGTCCACACCATTTACTACTTCGATAATAC GACAATTCCTCCACGCCAACAGGACTACAAACAGTGCGAAAAAGGAAAGGCACATGTTACAGAAATAG ATGAACCTCTGTACTTATAA
- the LOC124356526 gene encoding histidine-rich glycoprotein-like, with translation MLLSITPHEYHTTQVSHHTSITHHEYHFTRVSHHTSITTHEYHTLRVSHHTSITPQEYHTTRLSPHEYHTSRVSHHTTITPHEYHTTRVSHLTSITPHEYHHTTRVSHHTSINHTTITPHEYHTTRVSHLKSITPHDYHHTSITPHEYHTTRLSHLTCITQHECHTTRVSHHTTITPHEYHTTRVSSHTSITPHEYHFTRVSHLTSIKSHEYHTTRVSHHTSITSHHSSIT, from the coding sequence ATGTTACTAAGTATCACACCACACGAGTATCACACCACACAAGTATCACACCACACGAGTATCACACATCACGAGTATCACTTCACACGGGTATCACACCACACGAGTATCACAACTCACGAGTATCACACCTTACGAGTATCACACCACACGAGTATCACACCTCAAGAGTATCACACCACACGACTATCACCACACGAGTATCACACCTCACGAGTATCACACCACACGACTATCACACCTCACGAGTATCACACAACACGAGTGTCACACCTCACGAGTATCACACCACACGAGTATCACCACACCACACGAGTATCACACCACACGAGTATCAACCACACGACTATCACACCTCACGAGTATCACACCACACGAGTATCACACCTCAAGAGTATCACACCACACGACTATCACCACACGAGTATCACACCTCACGAGTATCACACCACACGACTATCACACCTCACGTGTATCACACAACACGAGTGTCACACCACAAGAGTATCACACCACACGACTATCACACCACACGAGTATCACACCACACGAGTATCAAGTCACACGAGTATCACACCTCACGAGTATCACTTCACACGAGTATCACACCTCACGAGTATCAAGTCACACGAGTATCACACCACACGAGTATCACACCACACGAGTATCACATCACACCACTCGAGTATCACATAA